ataaacagcttgacagctctcgACAAAATTTATtacaaggtggagatagtaagaaaaattctcaactctctactaAAATACtgagaatcaaaagtgacagcgattttTTTAAGTTAGAGGCCTCAAAAAgcttgaagtgaatgaactcattggGTCAATTACTACCCCtaagtacacattgaaaagaggagaagaataaaaaaagtaaaaaaagagtTTGACACTTAAAGcttttcctcatgaaagtgatgaagatgaaaatgacgacaaagatgaaaaaattaggatgataataaaaagaattaagaggtttttaaagaaaaataaaactaaaacttTAGGTTCAACAATATGCATATGCAAGTACATGTCTCTGTGGCTAGACTCAATTACACGTTGTACATGCAAGTAAAATCTCATCGGACAATATGCCAAGTCCTCCAGATATTTCAATTCTTTAAGCATTGCAGTTCAGCTTCCCCCTCAAATTTAAGGAGGAGAATTAGTAGTGGGTTTTAATGGTTATACAACATCTTTTTTGTTGTATCAAATTTACTATTATCTTCAACCCCCACCAATTCGCACAATTTTGGTAAATCATTCAtaacattttttctttatttctttcttttggaaTGTAAAGTTATTCACAACTAGACATTCCAAAACATATATACTATGGAACAAGAAAGATGCAATGTGTGGGCAAATAAATTAATGGTGCTTTAGCTATACACACAAAATCAGTCCAACAATAGacttagaaaactaaaaaataaaaacaaattctaATACAGATTTTGATATACAGACAAGAAAATAGAAGTAAGCAGTAGAAAGCAcattatatatgtattgttCATATCCAAATATCATCTTAAACCCAACAAAACCAACATcttcaaatcaattattttgtgTGTTGATTTCATCTAAGGCTACATCTTATATCAtgcatattttgaaaaaattgggcAGCAATGAGTATCGAGCATAAAGCAAAGCATTGTCATCAAAACAGACAAGTCAATAGAGagaataaaggaaataaaagataaagaaCCGAATATCATAACTCAACAAGGAACAGGGAAACATAACTCGTAAGGATTTGTTTATAAAATCAAGCATATGTTTATACCATAACTCACAATGAATCATTTTCaatcaaatttaaataataaaccaaATATAATCAGATCTAAAACTTTAGGGAAGAAAACTGCTACCACCGAAAAccctcaaatacttaaaaaacacacacacacacaagccattttaaaaaaaaaaaaaacccaactaTAATATTAGAAGAACATAAACATAGATCCacctagaaataaaaaaataaaaaaataaaaaaaaataaaaaaagaacacaTATTTGTGATGAACAAAATCTTACCCAAAAGTCATGTCTTACCTAAAGAAGAGGATAGCTGAGCTGCgagaggctagggtttcgatgcaatagagagagagatagagagagctAAATCGATTGGTGGCTCAATCGGCTATCTCCGGAGACAAATAAACTCATATGGCATACATACTTGCATATATCCAAAAAAATCGACAACAAGAAACAACAAAGGTAACAAGTATCTTTAGatcaaacaacaaacaaaatcacTAACGGCATGATCTATACAAAACCCATTTGCAAAGGGAAGAGATCGAGAAACCGACAACACATGCTCATCCAAACCCACAAGCATAAAATCTCATTGACCCAAAAAATCGAGAAGACGATGGAGCGATGGAGAGTGATAATGAAGACAATGACACGAGCGATGAAAATTCAGACAGCAGAAGAAGCTAGGATttccggggggggggggggatagagagagagagagagagagagagagagagagagagagagagagagagagagagagagagagagagagagaagaagaagacttcGGCGTGAGAAATGAGAATGAGTAGAGTTTTTGCTAATTGCTGAATTGTGAAATGTATAGGTTCAAGAACTGGCGTCATTTTGATCCTATAAGAgatttttgaatttcaaaaaactCAAGTACCAGGTTTTAAATCTAGTACCCGGCTTAGATTTACTCGAGTTTTAGAACTACGGGTTTCAGTCTGGATCAAAATTTAGACCGAAATCCATAATCGGAAACCCGATTACTTGGATTCTAATTCAAATGAACAGTCCTAATGGGGATTGTGCGCCTAATTAGATTGGCCATGTGATTAATAGAAAGAGATGGCTCCTACCGTTCTGAGCAGTAGTGGACCCACCCATTACTTTCcgttaataaaaattctaatatttctattagaatatttaaaattctgtatatatatttaaataaaataataaatattataaattatatattagtgtgtAATCTTTAGATGatgaataacaagaaaaatgctaCTCTTACTTCTCAAACTTACCACTTGTTGTTACcactcaaattttttattttatttttatttagtaattaaggaagtaaatcttataaatcaatttATTATGGAAGACGTACTTGATTTGAAAATATAGTAAATTTAATACGTAAATAATtacttataaacaaaatatattctTATTCTCAACGGTGAATCGACGATCAATTCCCTTATGAAGAGTTGCAAGGCaaaggaaacaagaaaaaaagggCAGCATGCCGATTTTCCGCAGAGATGTACATATTTGTAAAGTTACACACAAAATCCTGTAAATAATTAGAGCATCACAATTTTTACAACAACAAATTTTTATGTGGTCAGCCTCTGCTTTCCTCCCATAGTCTTGAGTTTTTCAATGTCAAGATTTCATGTATGCAGGTTTTGAGTGTCTGTCCGTATCATAAAAGAATTGAGTGGAAAGAATGAGCTCAAGTGTGGAGAAACCAGAGAACCCCATTTATGAAACCACCCATGTCACCTTCCCTCTTCGTCCATGGTATAAACAGGTATCTGCCACGTCTTTGTGTTCTTCTTTGGGTCGTCAGTAAGGCTAAGATCTGTTTCATCTTCCTTATATGTTCCAATGAATGTTTTCGCACCCCGCATGATTAGCCTCTCGATCATGAACAACTGATAGTTGTTCTCAATCAACGGATCCAAGATCTGGCTATAGTTTGATGAATATGCCAATTTGTACCTAAAAACACGGATCACCAACAGTAAAGGTCAGCAGGTCTTCACATGACATATTGAATCCCCAAGACATCTGGTTTTGAGGCAAAAAGTACCACAAATTGACAATTTCTGACCACAAGTGAACGGAGGAATATGGCACGCAAtatattccccccccccccccccccccccccccacaaaaaaaaaataataataataataatttctatAACAAAAAGATAAACACGTATGGCCAAGTGAGATTTAAGTTTTAACTGAACCAGAAACGCTAAGAAAATTCCTACGTCGTAGAATACTATAGGATATCATTTGATGGAGAATGGTCACATTGATGACCACGTTGGAAAAACAGAAAACTCTAAGAAAAATTTATGATGAAAGATGCATGATATATGGCTTCTGGTACACGGACACAAGGTCGAAGGTTTATCTAGCAGAATGGTGCAGTAATGAAAATCTAGTCAATTTTCCTATGAAGGCAACACTGTGATCTAGTTTTCACTGCACCTTATATACTTCCAGATGGACTGCTGTAGCTCTCATATAATGGCATAGAAATTATTGGATGTGTTTGTAACTGAATATACAGTCTGCAACAAACACTTTTTGAGACCTCAACAGCATGAGAGGGGGCGATTGTGGGCTGTTTACCTTacagagagaggagaaaaaaatcCAGGCGTCCTTTCATTTGAAGCAATAAAAATAGTTCTTCCAGGTGGAACCCATTTTGCAATCCTTTGAAGGATAAACTCAGGACGTGTATCCCTATCCAGATGGGGATGCAGAGTCCTATCAACTCCAAATCTGTCCTTCCTCGTCTTTATTTTGTCGCCACGACGAACATGGATGGCATCATAATCACCAAGGAGTGCCTTTATCTGTGAACACAAATTTGTCTTAGATCTAAtattgaaatgtgattttcaGATAAACCATCCTGAGACTCTCATAAGCCAAACAAAATTCAGTTACTATTGTCTCAGATTGATCcttctttaaatatatttgagGAAAGCACAGATTTACTCCCCCCCCaaacccacaaaaaataaattatttcctCTTCATTAAGCTCTTTAGATGGTAATATCAAACCAAATGCTGCAAAATACTTTGgcccaaatatcatttttaaggAACATAAGCCAAGCTGAAGAATCCATTTAAGTGGTACTTCAATTAATGTAAGAAGAATTCACCATTTAAGTACTAAGAGCCCTAGTAATACAATGTATGCAGTCATACTCATAATATAATAACTATTGAACGGCCCTTAAGAGGTTTCTTAAATTTCCAGTATATAATTGCCAAGTTCCATCATTACTCGAGACGATGACAATTTTTCCTTGACGGTTATCTAGAATTATGATCTGTTTCATCATTTGATAATGTTCAGTAAAAAGGCAAGACacactacttatcaaaaagataaaaaggtgGGGCAAGACACACATCAAGGAATAACACAAAAGAGGTCATTGAAAAGGCAAGACACATATCGAGAATTAACATGATAGATCCAAGCTCCAACACTTCATACTGAAGACAGAGATTAGCAAATATCTAATAACATGAACTAAATTTTCAGTACATGTTCTGGATGGAATGATAGGCGTTGCTAAAAGTatagaaatcaaaattttcagatGTATCTCCAATCTGTTTTTAATAGGGTTAAGGCTTAAATAGTTGAAAGTTTGAGTGCTTGTTAAGTGGCAGAGACTGCACAAATTCAGTTATATTTCATCAAATTAGACACTGTAaaactttttcataattttttttctatatgaCCAATGAACCACGAAGAACAGAGATATTCATGTTTAGGGTACACATAGAACATACATTTCTTATAAGTAGAAGCAATAAAGAAAGAGCAGTGCTACATGtacttatttacaaaattcattttgtcagttttcttttgaatttcaaatttcataattttcaacgtATCAATAACTTACACATGGAGAAGTAAGTTTTTATTAAGTACaattagcattttccataaagAAAACAGCATCATGAAAACCATAACCACCAAGTGatccaagattttaaaaatctttCAGAAAAATGCACTATAccccaaaatcattttctattgAGCAaatagaagggaaaaaaaaatgaaattttaacaaaatctcATACAACACAGACCTTGTCAGCTGCATCTCTTAATTTCTCTGCCACCATCGAAGGGAGAAAAGAATGTGGCAGCATTATAGCACTTTGGTTGTTTCGATCCTTGCACTCCATAAACCTGAAGAGCTAACGTTTTCAGAAACTCAAGTCCTTAACAAAATCCTAACTGGTCCATACAGAGTCACAAGGGATTAAGTGAACAGGTACACATGGCAAAGGCATTTCCTGATTGTCTTCTGAACTATTTAAAAGAATTACAACATATAAATCCAATTGAACAAGACCGAAGTTTTCAAACTATCACCAAGTACTGATATTTGATTGAAAAACAGAAATCAAACTGTATCTCTGATAATTCAATGGTCCTTGTAATCAAAATTAACTCACGTAAATCATAAAAATAGAGGCTCAATGAAATCCAGATCAAATGCAATGTTCAGTACTGGGACTGATACtcgaaaaggaaaagaaatcccatcaaagggaaaacaaaaaaggcaaaagaaagaaagaaagaatgggtgGGGAAAAAAAGTCAATTTACCAGGAAAGAGGGCTTGCAGTTCGGTTTATGAGCAAGAGATTTGAGTAATGACTGTTCTCTTTAAGATCGGCATGACTAACTCCTTCCACATGGGCAATTCCCCTAGCTCCGAGCTTCATACTTGTACTGAGGACCAGATGCCATAGTTCTGAATTGTCTAAAATTACTGGTACAGTATCAGATATGAGGTCAATATCATACAAAGAATCCATGGCACATGAGCTGGCTGCCCACCTACCAAAAGAAAGAAGTAGGTTCAGATTGTTGACTAATTTAATCGCCTGATTGAtgataaaaacattaaaatagaaaagaaagttAAGCTGCATCTATAAAACCTAACCTGGAAGGCATCTATTCCAGAACCGTCAAAATTCAAAGCAGAgggataaaacaaaaattttgaaatagacATTTCAATAACAACAtagcaccttttttttttttgaaaaataaataagtaacaACATAGCACCTTATTCTGAAAAGACCAACTGACATGAAAAGACTCAATGAACTCACCTTTCCTCTGAACTTGCATTATCAGAGTGATGCAGGATTCCTTTCTTATTATGTATTGGGTTGATACACATCCTAGAAGGCATGACAAACGTTCTGCAACAAGAAAGAGAAGTCAAAGACTATATAATGACATAAAGAATTGTACATCAGAAAATCGAAATCTTGAGTTAGTAATGATTTCCAGAGGAAATGAATCAGTTCGAGCATTCCATATCATTGCAAATACAAAGTCGGagaaaactttcaaaaaatcataataacAACTTGGATAATATACAATGCCATTTATAGAACCCTCAACACTATCAAATTCCAGGAACGATAATCTCGGACTGACCATGTTCTAACAAACGATATAGAACCCAAACTTTGGAAAACCAGGAAAGACCAAGTCTGCAACCACATGAAATTCAATCCGGATGGATAAGATAATTGATCTACCAAATACAATCGACTCAGTTCAAATCCTATTCTGAACCCATCAAACCAACACGAATAAAAAAGGCTCACAAGAATTTATCATCTCTTTGGCTTCCGAAACACGACTTTCCGTAATTTAACCGAACACCCTAAAGATGAATGAAAAACTAGCGAAAATTATGTTTTCCCAAATCCCAATAATGCTTGTGAATTGTATATTTTCCAACATCTgtctcagcaaccaaatatctttattttcataaaCTCCAAAGCCAGCAACAAACACAAATCAAAGACAAATCCAAGTACCCAGCactcgtgtatatatatacctcTGGAGAAACATGGCTTCCTCGAGGGCACACCTGAGGCTGGACTCCTGGTGGCCCAGACCCTCACAGGAGTCGCAGTGCTTTCCGGGGCAGTCGATTCTGTCACCCCAGTACAAGTACTTCTCGTGGCCCGTGAGGATTCTTTTCCGTGGGGTCCAATTATTGGGTTTGAGAACGATTTCCAGGGTTCTGAAGGAAGGCAGTGACAAACCATTAGTGGAAATGAGGGAAGGAAGAAGGAACAAGAGCGCAATGGCGAGAACGAGCAAGAGTATTGCGGATCTCAGTTTTGGTTTGGTCTTTGGGGTTCTGTGGAATGCCATTGGAGTTGCAGAGAGGAAGGAAGGAAGCAAGGGTTAACTGAGAATCTTGGTTTAGTGGTCTAACCACCTAGATCTTGCTATAACAGCTTACGGTCAATCTGATGTGCCTGCATTtttactcaaaatatttttaaattttttattttaaatcaatttagTAATGTTAAATAAATCCTTGATGCTCCTAAGTCCAAACCATATCACGTGGAATCCATCCTTCCGTTCCTGGGAATTTCCTCCTGTTTCACCGTTCCTTTTGCCACCATTTTCATTACTTACCAAGAAAAACATACCACGAGGAACCAAACAGATTTctttgataaaaataacaatgTTTCCTTTTTGCGCATTTACATTTATCAGTTCCAAATATTCATCACAATCCCAAAGTTGAAGATAAATTCTGTTTGATATATTAAGGATGATCTTGCTtcccaaaatatttaat
This genomic interval from Carya illinoinensis cultivar Pawnee chromosome 10, C.illinoinensisPawnee_v1, whole genome shotgun sequence contains the following:
- the LOC122278973 gene encoding uncharacterized protein LOC122278973 — translated: MAFHRTPKTKPKLRSAILLLVLAIALLFLLPSLISTNGLSLPSFRTLEIVLKPNNWTPRKRILTGHEKYLYWGDRIDCPGKHCDSCEGLGHQESSLRCALEEAMFLQRTFVMPSRMCINPIHNKKGILHHSDNASSEERWAASSCAMDSLYDIDLISDTVPVILDNSELWHLVLSTSMKLGARGIAHVEGVSHADLKENSHYSNLLLINRTASPLSWFMECKDRNNQSAIMLPHSFLPSMVAEKLRDAADKIKALLGDYDAIHVRRGDKIKTRKDRFGVDRTLHPHLDRDTRPEFILQRIAKWVPPGRTIFIASNERTPGFFSPLSVRYKLAYSSNYSQILDPLIENNYQLFMIERLIMRGAKTFIGTYKEDETDLSLTDDPKKNTKTWQIPVYTMDEEGR